The following are encoded together in the Mumia sp. Pv4-285 genome:
- a CDS encoding class I SAM-dependent methyltransferase produces the protein MTALHPAPSVEATDLVVDPDRWPHVASVPRGRVRAAAARAVVASAVRRLPLRVQWPDGSFTGAGGAADPVLRLVRADDFHARLGARGLIGFGESYMAGDWEADDLTAVLTVLAAHASTLVSPRLQRLRRVAVPRRARGDANTRDGSRSNISHHYDLSNELFAVFLDPTMSYSAALFAAEPEGAAAGTSGVSDEPFAEAQRRKVARVLDLAGTGPGTRLLEIGTGWGELALQAADRGADVTTITLSHEQAALARARLRAAGHGERVQVLLQDYRDTEGSYDAIASVEMIEAVGAEHWDEYFATLSRLLAPGGRVGLQAITMPHDRMLASLDTDTWVLNYIFPGGAIPSKETIAERTTAAGMRVASELSMGAHYAETLRRWRERFEARADVVAELGFDAVFRRMWSFYLAYSEAGFRSGYLDVVQYGLEKPVHGHSEVSR, from the coding sequence ATGACCGCCCTGCACCCCGCTCCGTCCGTCGAGGCCACGGACCTGGTCGTCGACCCGGACCGCTGGCCGCACGTGGCCTCCGTTCCCCGCGGTCGCGTCCGTGCGGCGGCGGCACGGGCGGTCGTGGCTTCCGCCGTACGACGGCTCCCCCTGCGCGTGCAGTGGCCGGACGGCTCGTTCACCGGCGCCGGCGGCGCCGCAGATCCCGTGCTGCGTCTCGTCCGGGCGGACGACTTCCACGCCCGGCTCGGAGCGCGTGGGCTGATCGGCTTTGGCGAGTCGTACATGGCCGGCGACTGGGAGGCCGACGACCTCACCGCCGTGCTGACGGTGCTGGCGGCGCACGCGTCGACGCTCGTCTCCCCGCGGCTCCAGCGGCTGCGCCGCGTCGCGGTCCCGCGACGGGCCAGGGGCGACGCCAACACCCGCGACGGATCGCGCTCGAACATCTCGCACCACTACGACCTGTCGAACGAGCTCTTCGCGGTGTTCCTCGACCCGACGATGAGCTACTCGGCGGCGCTGTTCGCGGCCGAGCCGGAGGGCGCCGCTGCCGGGACGTCGGGGGTCTCCGACGAGCCCTTCGCCGAGGCACAGCGTCGCAAGGTCGCCCGGGTGCTCGACCTCGCCGGTACCGGACCGGGGACACGGCTCCTCGAGATCGGCACCGGCTGGGGCGAGCTCGCCCTGCAGGCCGCCGACCGCGGGGCCGACGTCACGACCATCACGCTGTCGCACGAGCAGGCCGCTCTCGCGCGGGCGAGGCTGCGCGCCGCGGGGCACGGTGAGCGGGTTCAGGTGCTGCTCCAGGACTACCGCGACACCGAGGGTTCGTACGACGCGATCGCCAGCGTGGAGATGATCGAGGCGGTCGGGGCGGAGCACTGGGACGAGTACTTCGCGACGCTCTCCCGCCTGCTCGCACCGGGTGGCCGGGTCGGGCTCCAGGCGATCACGATGCCCCACGACCGGATGCTCGCGAGCCTCGACACGGACACCTGGGTCCTGAACTACATCTTCCCGGGCGGAGCGATCCCGTCGAAGGAGACGATCGCCGAGCGCACGACGGCGGCCGGGATGCGGGTCGCCTCGGAGCTGTCGATGGGCGCGCACTACGCGGAGACGCTGCGGCGCTGGCGTGAGCGCTTCGAGGCCCGGGCCGACGTCGTGGCCGAGCTCGGGTTCGACGCCGTCTTCCGGCGGATGTGGTCGTTCTACCTGGCCTACTCCGAGGCGGGGTTCCGCTCGGGCTACCTCGACGTCGTCCAGTACGGGCTCGAGAAGCCTGTCCACGGTCACTCGGAGGTGTCCCGATGA
- a CDS encoding DUF1365 domain-containing protein: MTACYDVTIRHQRHGPFSYGLVSAGEAWLVDLDNLPRLPRGLGWLAGFRAADHLGAPSQSLRENLDAWLAEEGVERPARVTMLAQPRVLGYVFDPLTVFSLYDRHGRRTGVVAEVRNTYGGRHCYLLSPDENGTAEVDKAFYVSPFNPVEGRYTIRVPEPGHALTVVVTLHRPDHPPFTATMTGTRTDGASLWRSLRRPWRTRGVSAAIRWHGIRLYLMGLRPYPRGGHA; encoded by the coding sequence GTGACCGCCTGCTACGACGTGACGATCCGTCACCAGCGCCACGGCCCGTTCTCGTACGGTCTGGTGTCGGCGGGCGAGGCCTGGCTGGTCGACCTCGACAACCTCCCCCGTCTCCCTCGTGGGCTCGGCTGGCTCGCCGGGTTCCGCGCCGCCGACCACCTCGGCGCCCCGTCGCAGTCGCTGCGCGAGAACCTCGACGCCTGGCTGGCCGAGGAAGGTGTCGAACGCCCGGCCCGGGTGACGATGCTGGCCCAGCCGCGCGTTCTCGGCTACGTGTTCGACCCGCTCACCGTGTTCTCGCTGTACGACCGTCACGGCCGCCGGACCGGCGTCGTCGCCGAGGTGCGCAACACCTACGGCGGGCGGCACTGCTACCTCCTGAGCCCCGACGAGAACGGGACGGCCGAGGTCGACAAGGCGTTCTACGTCTCCCCCTTCAACCCCGTCGAGGGCCGCTACACGATCCGCGTCCCGGAACCGGGTCACGCCCTCACGGTCGTCGTCACGCTGCACCGACCCGACCATCCGCCGTTCACCGCGACGATGACCGGCACCCGCACCGACGGCGCGTCCCTGTGGAGGTCCCTGCGGCGCCCGTGGCGCACCCGCGGCGTCAGCGCGGCCATCCGCTGGCACGGCATCCGGCTCTACCTGATGGGCCTCCGGCCCTACCCCCGAGGAGGACACGCATGA